A region of Labeo rohita strain BAU-BD-2019 chromosome 2, IGBB_LRoh.1.0, whole genome shotgun sequence DNA encodes the following proteins:
- the rgs13 gene encoding regulator of G-protein signaling 13 produces MPTILSSSVEIENMNKEDKPVNSRKLDKWRFRRPLTDKLNPGETLLWSQSLENLLRSKYGTATFHTFLKSEFSDENIEFWLVCEEFKKIRSSSRLSSRAKKIFEHYIKAEAPKEINIDHVTRELIKQNVQAPTRVCFDEAQRIVYGLMERDSYPRFLRSDIYRSLLESVSQRIKV; encoded by the exons ATGCCAACCATATTGTCATCTTCAGTTGAAATTGAAAACATGAACAAGGAGGATAAACCAGTCAATTCCAG GAAACTAGACAAGTGGCGGTTTCGTCGCCCATTGACAGACAA ACTGAACCCTGGTGAGACTCTGCTGTGGTCCCAGTCACTGGAAAACCTTCTTAGATCCAAAT ATGGCACGGCCACATTCCACACGTTCCTCAAATCTGAGTTCAGCGATGAGAACATCGAATTTTGGCTGGTTTGCGAAGAATTCAAAAAAATCAGGAGCTCCTCCAGACTATCCTCAAGGGCCAAGAAGATATTTGAGCATTACATCAAGGCAGAAGCTCCCAAAGAG ATAAACATTGACCACGTCACGAGAGAGCTTATCAAGCAAAATGTCCAAGCTCCCACCAGAGTGTGTTTCGATGAAGCTCAGAGGATTGTCTACGGGCTTATGGAGAGGGATTCCTACCCCAGGTTTCTTCGCTCAGACATATACAGATCACTTCTGGAATCAGTCTCACAACGGATTAAGGTGTGA